From bacterium:
TAGTTCAAAGTGTCCAACCCGCTCATCTACTGCGCTTGTGAATGAGCCACGCTCATGACCGAATAACTCGCTTTCAACTAAACTTTCTGGAATAGCAGCACAGTTAATCGGTACGAAAGGACCATCTGACCGCTCACTCTGTTCATGAATACGACGAGCAATCAGCTCTTTTCCAACCCCAGATTCTCCTGTGATGAGGACTGTACTGTCATGTTTCGCAACTTGGTCGACTTTATCGAGTAGCTCTCGAATGAGAGATGACTCGCCAACGACTGTGCCGTTGTTCAGAGGAGCATTTCTTATCACATTTTTACTGCTTGCCAGTCGTTCGTTTACGGAGGATGAAGAAGATGTTATCTCTTTCTTCGATTCATTGTTGAGAGTTGTGACGATGAGCGAGCTGAGTTCGTCAACATCAAAAGGTTTATTTAAAAAATCAATGGCTCCATACTTCATAGATTGGACGGCAGTTCTTACTGTATTTGCTCCGCTCAGCATAATAACTGGTATGGTTGAATCAATTTGACGCAACTCTTTGAGCGTCTCAATCCCATCTTTTTTGGGCATCGTAATATCAAGAAGAACGAGGTCCGGTCGTTCGCTGGAGAAAAGGGTAACTGCTTCCTGACCATCTGAGGCAGTTACAACTTGGAATTGATTTTTGAAAAGTAGAGAAAGAGAGCTCCGTACACTCTCTTCATCATCGACAATCAAAATACTCTTCATTTTTACCAACCCTTCTTAAAACGCTTAGGCCATGGTTATGACCAGTTGAGTGATGAGGCTTGCGAGGAAGTATCGGCTACAAGCTCTCTATCTTCTTGCAGGGGACGAGCCTGACACACACACTTCAGTTCCATATAATAAACAGGCCTCTGAGGTTCACCAGCCTTATTCTGTTAAGATGCTGGTATGTTCAAAAACGAACCACCCATGGTAATAATTGTACACGTAGTGCCCGCACAGAAAAAGTTCGGTATTTCCAGACACTAATCCCCTCATTCTGGCGGCGGACTATTGCTCAGTGCTACTTGCGCTGCTGGGAGTCTAAGGAAGACCTCTCCCGCATGAAGATTTGGGAATGTTAACGCAGTAGTACCTGCAACACCTCTGGATGGGGTGCATTCTCTACTGGAGTCATAAGAGCACTAGACAGGCTAGACTTTTCCTTTTCGGTTCGTGGAATATTACGCATACAGCGAACGAGGTCTGGCAACGCGGCCCTGACGGTTGCCGTTGAGCTCTGAAGGACTTCAAGAACTCCAGCGACATTCACGTCATCAGCACTGCTGTGCCAGCAGTCATAGTCAGATACCATCCCGAGTAAGGCGAACTTCATTTGAGCTTCAAAAGCTAAGCGGACTTCTGGGCAGGCCGTCATTCCAATGATTGAGACCCCGAAGCTTCTGTAGATTTGACTTTCAGCCCGTGTTGAAAGATGTGGTCCCTCAATGCAGATGTAGGAGCCTCCTCGGTGGACTTTTGCTCCACTACGTTCAATGGTCTGATTCTTTGAGAGAGTGAGAGACAGATCCTCTATCAGGTCGAGAGCAAAGGGATCGGCTGAAGCAGGATATCCAGTAAGCCCATCACCAAGATACGTTTGATTTTTTCTGAGCGTCCAATCAATGAGCTGGTCTGGGAAGAGGAAATCACCCGGTGCCACATCTTCTTTCATGCTTCCAACGGCAGAGATGCTTAAGCAGCTTGTAACACCCACTTGCTTAAGAGCGAAAATATTCGCTTTATAATTGAGTTCGTGCGGAAGGTGCTCATGATGCTCACCGTGTCGTGCAAGAAAGAAAACTGGTTGCTGCTCAAAGTTCAGCTCGACAATGGATGCCGAAGGTTTTCCGAAAGGAGTTGTAATATCGTGTTTCGCTTTAAACTCAAAGCCTGGCAGCTCGTACATTCCAGAGCCACCGATAATACCAATTGTTTCCATAGTCATCTCTTACTCCCTACCATTCCTTCATCTGGACTCATTATCAGATCTGACAATCTTCGAATGTAGAACTCAAGTCATCAAGGGACTCGAATCCCATGATAGCTATTCCATAGCTGTTCGCCAATCGCTTAATCTCTTGAACATCTGAGAGTATTGCGCCATTCATCTCAAGTATCAAAGCTGAACACCCTGAATCCTGCATGAGGGTAATTGTTTTTGGACCAATAGCAGGGAGATCGACTCTTCTATCTTGCTGAGGTTTAGGAAGCTTTACAACGACGCCTCCGCCGGTAGATAAATACTTCTTCGAGCGACGGATGCAACTATCGGTCCCTAAGAAGTTTTCTTGAGCAACAACCAAATGATCCTTCACAACTACAGTCTGTCCCTTATCCGCGGCACCGAGCTTTTTTGCTGCCTCCCAGCCTACCATAGCCGCTTTCCACTCTGATTTTGATAGAGAGCGATTGGTCAGTAATTTCGTAGAGAGGATGTGATCAGACAAAAAATCAACTGGATTGAGGACCTTGAATCCAAGCGCCTCGAATGCCGTTGCCACATTTCTGAGTATGCCATCATCTCGTAGGGAGGGAAGTTGTAATGCAACCTTTAGCCCAAGCCTATCTGGCAAGAAATGTTTCCATAAGGCACTTCTTCGTATTCCACCGAGAAATACAACATCCTGAACCCCATGATGACGAAAGAATCGAGAGATTTTCCCAAGTTGACCTACCCGAACTGGAATACTTGCGGTTGCCTTTTCCAAGACCTGAGGCTCCGTCTCCCCGCTATGGTAGGCGACCACAACAGAAAATCCTCTGGCAACAGCGCTATCCACGAGGAGACACGGAAAAGAACCATTTCCTGCTATGAGACCGAGTGGAGGTTCCTGTTTTGATGCAGCATCATGCATGCTTTCATCCATTCTTGCTATGAGCTGGTTGTGTCACGTTCTTGCTGTGAGGAAGACCCTGAGCGATCGGTAGAGAGGCTTGTAGAGGCAACTCCGCGCTCTGACTCAGAGATGAAGGATATGAATTCCGCAGTATAGGGAGACTTAAAATCTTGCTGTCTTAGCTGCTCAAGCTTTTCTTTCATTTTCCCTTTCTTCAGCAGGAGTTCTCGATAAACAAGTTTGAGTTCTCGAACGACATCTGGCTCAAAACCCCTACGCCGAAGACCGATAGTATTGAGGCCATACAGTTGCGCACGATTTCCTTCTGCAAGACAAAACGGGGGGATGTCTTGAACGACCATAGCTCCGCCCCCGATGAAAGCATGATTGCCGAGGCGAACGAACTGGTGTACTCCACATAGACCACCAACGGTTACAAAATTTCCAACTGTGACATGACCTGCTAGAGCCACATTATTCGCTATAATGTTATTGCTGCCGATGATCGAGTCATGTCCAACGTGACTCGATACCATGAAAAGATTTTTATCACCAATAGTAGTTGCCATTACTCCACCCGCTGTACCCGGCTGGAGGGTTACATATTCTCTTATAAGATTATCATCACCGATGATGAGTTCACTGTTTTCTCCGGAGAACTTAAGGTCTTGTGGTTCTGAGCCGATGGAGGCAAACGAAAATACCTTGTTGCGTGCCCCGAGTCGCGTCTTACCACTAATCACGACATGAGCGGCTATTTGTGAGCCGTCTCCCAATTCAACATGAGGACCAATGATAGAATATGCACCAATTGAGACACTCTTTCCAAGGCGTGCTTGGTGGTGGACTAGAGCAGTCGGATGAATTTCTGAGGGATCATTATTAAACATGTGTTCTCTTTTTCCTCGCTAAAGGGAAAGTGATATCTCAGTCTCTCTATAGCTTCTCTGATGTAACTCTACACCTCTACCTCAGCGGCATTGATAATAGCGCTAGCTGCAAGTTCTCCGTTTACGGTGGCAGTCCCTTGAATAATTAGCAATTGACGCTTCTTCTTAACCAGTTGGGTTTCAAGTACTAGGGTGTCACCGGGAACTACCTGTCTTCGCCATTTGACATCTGTAGTGCCTACTAAGAAATACTCCCGCCCTTCCTCTGGCTCAAAACCTGGGCTCATTTTTGATAGAATACAGGCCGATTGTGCAAGTGCCTCTATCATGAGTACTCCTGGCATAATAGGCTTTTGAGGAAAGTGACCTTGAAAAAACTCTTCGTTTGCGGAGAGATTCTTTATGGCTTTAATCCGTTTCCCAGGCTCCAACTCCACGACCCTATCAACAAATAGAAAGGGATATCGATGGGGTATTAATTTCTTAATATCATTTACATCCAAGACCGTCTCTCCAGCATGTGCCTGAGATTCTATTTCCTGTGATTGTTGTTCTGCCACTTCCACTTCTCCTCCTATCTTCACGGTGACGAGCCGCCCGCTGAGCTATGCAACTTACCGCTTATTCAGACTACAAAGACATAACCTGTTCATTCAATAGCTTTATAAGTTTATCTGTAATATCTCTATTCGGAGCCGCATAAACCACTACCTGCGGATCCTTCTCCATGACAATTGCTGTGGCATTTCCCTCGACACACTGCGGGATAATCTCGCGAATCTTCTCCACGAGCTTTGCGATTTGCTGATTACTCTTGCGTCCCAGTAATTCTTTTTCATCTTGCACTTTTCGAGCAAGCTCTTTTTGTCGGAGGACAATGCCATCTTTTTTCTCCTGTAGAGCATCTGGAGAAAGAAGAGAGGACTGTTTTTGGAGCTTTTCTTCGTCAGCACGAATTTCTTCTGAAATTCTTTCCAATTCAGAGCGGCGCTCAAGAGCCTCACTTTCCATTTTCTTTCGAAGTGCTTTCCCCGCCTCACTCTTTGAGATCACATCTTGAATGCTCACCACAAAGATCTCTTCGGCAATAGCGAGAGCAGTTTTCTCTATGGGAAGGATAGGTATGAGGAAAATGAAGGTAAGTGCTATTTTCGCTCTTACATACAAGGTTTGAAGTATATTTCCTGAACTACCCATGCGATTTCACTCCCTCTCTCTTTCTTTAACCCTACTTCGAGTCAGGTAGACTATAAAGAAAGTTCACGATAGAGACAACCAAGCGCCAATTTAGAAGTATTGGGGGAATCTGCTGTTTGCTCCAAGGGTTATAGCGGCGCACCGAAAGAAAAGAGGGTTACCATTCCGTCCTCGCCATCCTCTTTATCAAGCGGAAATCCGAATTCAACTCGAATAGGCCCCATCGGTGAACTCCATCGTACGCCAAATCCATACGCCTGGCGCAAAGCTCCAAAGTCTAGGGACTGATTGTCATCAAAGGCTTGCCCGATGTCGTGGAAGAGCACTCCGTTAAGACCGGCAGATGTCAGGACCGGGAAAATGATCTCAAGACTATTCACGACTTCTTTGCTTCCCCCGTACTCATTGCCATCAGCGTCCTTGGGACCAAGTGTTCTCGCTTGAAATCCTCTTACCGAATTAATGCCTCCGGGAAAGAACCGTCGAAATAGCGGCAACTGGTCATTCTTATCAAACGTTTCGCCGTAACCGAATCGTGTTCTCCAGCCAAGAACTACCGATGTTCCATTTTCAAAGCTGGTCAGTGGACGGTAAAACTGATTTCTAAAGGAAAAAAGGTAGTACTCCTCAGTGCCCCCTAGTCCCGTTAGCTCCAATGACAATCTCTGACGTGATCCATTTGTTGGATTTAGGGGATTATTGATGGTATTTCGAAATAACTGCGGAGTAATGCCAGACGCAGTAGAGCGTCCTTCTGAATCAATAACGAACTGAGCCGCATCTGCAGGATCAACATTGGAAATCTCTACTTCAAGATATTCATATTGCATTGAGAAATTTATATCTTGAGACCATTCTCCAAAGAACTCCTCCAACGGATATCCGAGAGAGAGGCTTCCGCCATTGATCTGCCGATCGAAGTCGATGAATTCCCTTTCTGTGAAACTGAGTTCAGTACCAAAAATCCAATATGAGTCATGGAATCTTCTATCTCGGTACGAGAAAATGAAGTTCTCACGTTGGGCGCCCAGGTCCGCATTGAGCGTTATTGCCTTTCCCGAACCAAAGACATTGTTTTCAGATAAGCGAGCATTAAATAGAGCGCCTTGACCGCTAGAAAATCCAGCTCCTGCGCTAAAAGTTCCAGTCGCTGCTTCTCTAACGTTAACCGTTAAATCGACTTGGTCATCGCTGCCTTCGATCGTATCGGTTGAGATATCGACCTCTTCAAAATAACCAAGCCTCCTGAGAAGTTGTTCACTTCTCTTCAACTTTTTACTCGAGTACGTCTCTCCCTCTATCAGCCGAATCTCTCTTCGAATTACATTATCATAGGTCTTCGTATTGCCCTTGATTTTTACCTTGTCAACGGATACCTGCTTTCCTTTGTCAATTTGATACACGACTTCAACAGTCCTTTCTGAAGGATTAATTCGGGTATCAGGAACAACGTTGGCGAACGCATATCCTCGATCACTGAACTTTTCAGTAATTTGAAATACATCCCCGCGCATCGCTTCTGAGGAAAAAGTATCCCCTATACCAAGTCGCACTCCTTCTACAGTTGCTGCAACAGAACCGTCGATGAGATCTCCTTTCGCCGAGACTGCAGAGATCGAATAAACCTGCCCCTCTTCTATATCGAAAGAGATATGAATCCCGTCATCCTGAACCTCTACGGAAGGCTCACTGACCGTTCCATCGAGGTATCCATGGTTCAGAAAGTATTGTCGGATGAGTATCCTATCATTTTTCAAGAGCTCTTCGCTCAGGCGTCCTGAACCGAAGAGCCAGGAGTTCCACCATTTATAGCGAGATGTTTGCATTACATCCCTGAGATCACTTTCCTCGATCTGGCTGAGTCCGCGAAAAGTGACCGAACGAATTTTTAATCTCTTTCCTTCGGTGACTTGAAAGGTAACGTCAACCTGATTATCGCCCACTGGAGCGATTGAGTAGTCAAAGTCTGCTCGAAAGAAGCCGCGGGACTGATAGAAAGCCTTTGCCTGTCGAATCAAGTGTCGGATAACAGCAGCATCCAAAAATCGCCTCTGTTCGAAGTCGAATACGGGAACCAGATCTTTTTCGTCGATCTCCATATTCCCTTGAATGAACACCTTTCTTACTACTGGCTTCTCCGAGAAGGAAAATACGAGTACACGTTCACCAGAGGTGCTTCTTTCTAGTCCCGCACTCACTTGGTCGAAGAAGCCAGTCTCGTATAAGCTTTTGATTTGTTGAGAAATATCACTTCGTTTCGAGATTCCTGACTGGATCGTAATTTGTGATCGAATTGCTTCCTCATCAATTCGCTGCATACCTCTCAGTTCGATATGTTGAAAGCGAAGGGTCGTTGATGCATTTCCTTGATTCGAAAACTCTTGTGCTAAGAGAGATAGTGGGAGTAGAGAAACCAGTACTACGTTGAGCACAGCAGCCAATGAAACAGCAGCCAATGAAAACGAACGCGCATATCTCCGCCGGCCGATTTGCCCTTGAGTTTTAGATTCTCGGGTATTCATCCCCCTCCCCATCAATTTGCGTGATCCTTGTCATACCCTTCAGGGAGAAAACTCTCAAGCTATTCAGTATATTCACGGGTTTTGAGCCATTTGGG
This genomic window contains:
- a CDS encoding S-methyl-5'-thioadenosine phosphorylase: MTMETIGIIGGSGMYELPGFEFKAKHDITTPFGKPSASIVELNFEQQPVFFLARHGEHHEHLPHELNYKANIFALKQVGVTSCLSISAVGSMKEDVAPGDFLFPDQLIDWTLRKNQTYLGDGLTGYPASADPFALDLIEDLSLTLSKNQTIERSGAKVHRGGSYICIEGPHLSTRAESQIYRSFGVSIIGMTACPEVRLAFEAQMKFALLGMVSDYDCWHSSADDVNVAGVLEVLQSSTATVRAALPDLVRCMRNIPRTEKEKSSLSSALMTPVENAPHPEVLQVLLR
- a CDS encoding LpxI family protein, with amino-acid sequence MDESMHDAASKQEPPLGLIAGNGSFPCLLVDSAVARGFSVVVAYHSGETEPQVLEKATASIPVRVGQLGKISRFFRHHGVQDVVFLGGIRRSALWKHFLPDRLGLKVALQLPSLRDDGILRNVATAFEALGFKVLNPVDFLSDHILSTKLLTNRSLSKSEWKAAMVGWEAAKKLGAADKGQTVVVKDHLVVAQENFLGTDSCIRRSKKYLSTGGGVVVKLPKPQQDRRVDLPAIGPKTITLMQDSGCSALILEMNGAILSDVQEIKRLANSYGIAIMGFESLDDLSSTFEDCQI
- a CDS encoding acyl-ACP--UDP-N-acetylglucosamine O-acyltransferase, yielding MFNNDPSEIHPTALVHHQARLGKSVSIGAYSIIGPHVELGDGSQIAAHVVISGKTRLGARNKVFSFASIGSEPQDLKFSGENSELIIGDDNLIREYVTLQPGTAGGVMATTIGDKNLFMVSSHVGHDSIIGSNNIIANNVALAGHVTVGNFVTVGGLCGVHQFVRLGNHAFIGGGAMVVQDIPPFCLAEGNRAQLYGLNTIGLRRRGFEPDVVRELKLVYRELLLKKGKMKEKLEQLRQQDFKSPYTAEFISFISESERGVASTSLSTDRSGSSSQQERDTTSS
- the fabZ gene encoding 3-hydroxyacyl-[acyl-carrier-protein] dehydratase FabZ produces the protein MDVNDIKKLIPHRYPFLFVDRVVELEPGKRIKAIKNLSANEEFFQGHFPQKPIMPGVLMIEALAQSACILSKMSPGFEPEEGREYFLVGTTDVKWRRQVVPGDTLVLETQLVKKKRQLLIIQGTATVNGELAASAIINAAEVEV
- a CDS encoding OmpH family outer membrane protein; protein product: MGSSGNILQTLYVRAKIALTFIFLIPILPIEKTALAIAEEIFVVSIQDVISKSEAGKALRKKMESEALERRSELERISEEIRADEEKLQKQSSLLSPDALQEKKDGIVLRQKELARKVQDEKELLGRKSNQQIAKLVEKIREIIPQCVEGNATAIVMEKDPQVVVYAAPNRDITDKLIKLLNEQVMSL
- the bamA gene encoding outer membrane protein assembly factor BamA, with product MGRGMNTRESKTQGQIGRRRYARSFSLAAVSLAAVLNVVLVSLLPLSLLAQEFSNQGNASTTLRFQHIELRGMQRIDEEAIRSQITIQSGISKRSDISQQIKSLYETGFFDQVSAGLERSTSGERVLVFSFSEKPVVRKVFIQGNMEIDEKDLVPVFDFEQRRFLDAAVIRHLIRQAKAFYQSRGFFRADFDYSIAPVGDNQVDVTFQVTEGKRLKIRSVTFRGLSQIEESDLRDVMQTSRYKWWNSWLFGSGRLSEELLKNDRILIRQYFLNHGYLDGTVSEPSVEVQDDGIHISFDIEEGQVYSISAVSAKGDLIDGSVAATVEGVRLGIGDTFSSEAMRGDVFQITEKFSDRGYAFANVVPDTRINPSERTVEVVYQIDKGKQVSVDKVKIKGNTKTYDNVIRREIRLIEGETYSSKKLKRSEQLLRRLGYFEEVDISTDTIEGSDDQVDLTVNVREAATGTFSAGAGFSSGQGALFNARLSENNVFGSGKAITLNADLGAQRENFIFSYRDRRFHDSYWIFGTELSFTEREFIDFDRQINGGSLSLGYPLEEFFGEWSQDINFSMQYEYLEVEISNVDPADAAQFVIDSEGRSTASGITPQLFRNTINNPLNPTNGSRQRLSLELTGLGGTEEYYLFSFRNQFYRPLTSFENGTSVVLGWRTRFGYGETFDKNDQLPLFRRFFPGGINSVRGFQARTLGPKDADGNEYGGSKEVVNSLEIIFPVLTSAGLNGVLFHDIGQAFDDNQSLDFGALRQAYGFGVRWSSPMGPIRVEFGFPLDKEDGEDGMVTLFSFGAPL